One stretch of Schlesneria sp. DSM 10557 DNA includes these proteins:
- a CDS encoding DUF2171 domain-containing protein has protein sequence MANSLKEKAVEAGQAVADVAKRAGEQIAQGAENAVGYVKSATGMGQSQCCESYSQIKDHMSVVASCGKKVGVVDHVEGNGIKLTRNHSSDGQHHYIPASWVDHVDSEVHLNKNSMETESSWKSDAASCGCSH, from the coding sequence ATGGCTAACTCACTCAAGGAAAAAGCGGTTGAAGCGGGACAGGCTGTGGCAGACGTGGCCAAACGCGCCGGTGAGCAGATCGCTCAAGGGGCCGAGAACGCCGTGGGTTATGTGAAATCGGCGACGGGGATGGGCCAATCCCAGTGTTGCGAGAGCTATTCCCAGATCAAAGACCACATGTCCGTCGTCGCCTCGTGCGGCAAGAAGGTGGGGGTCGTCGATCACGTTGAGGGAAACGGGATCAAACTGACCAGAAACCACAGCTCCGATGGGCAGCATCACTACATCCCCGCTTCGTGGGTCGATCACGTCGACAGCGAAGTCCATCTGAATAAGAACTCGATGGAAACAGAGAGTTCCTGGAAGTCAGACGCGGCCAGCTGCGGTTGCAGTCACTGA
- a CDS encoding dihydrofolate reductase family protein, translated as MARLLVRGFTISLDGYGAGPDQSLDNPLGIGGESLHQWLVGTRTFHSMVGKEGGETGIDDQLAAQSMAGVGAWILGRNMFSPIRGPWPDETWRGWWGENPPYHSPVYVLTHYKRPSLEMEGGTVFHFVTDGIHAALEQAQGAAGAQDIRLLGGASTIRQYLRCKLIDELHLAVSPILLGRGEHLFEGIDLNALGYQCEKVTPSPKAVHYVLVRR; from the coding sequence ATGGCACGTCTGCTCGTTCGAGGATTTACGATTTCGCTGGACGGTTACGGTGCCGGTCCTGACCAGTCACTGGACAATCCGCTGGGGATCGGAGGCGAGTCCTTGCACCAATGGCTGGTCGGGACCCGAACCTTCCACAGCATGGTGGGAAAGGAAGGCGGCGAGACGGGGATTGATGATCAACTCGCTGCACAAAGCATGGCCGGGGTAGGGGCGTGGATTCTGGGACGAAATATGTTTAGTCCGATCCGGGGCCCGTGGCCTGACGAAACCTGGCGCGGCTGGTGGGGCGAAAATCCCCCCTATCACTCCCCCGTTTACGTGCTCACGCACTACAAGCGACCATCCCTCGAAATGGAAGGGGGGACCGTCTTCCACTTTGTGACCGACGGCATCCACGCCGCTCTGGAACAGGCGCAGGGGGCGGCGGGAGCACAGGACATCCGACTGCTGGGGGGAGCCTCAACGATTCGGCAATACCTTCGATGCAAATTGATCGATGAACTGCATCTGGCGGTTTCGCCCATTCTGCTGGGTCGTGGCGAACATCTTTTTGAGGGCATTGATCTAAACGCACTTGGCTATCAATGCGAGAAAGTAACGCCATCCCCCAAAGCCGTGCACTACGTGCTGGTCAGGCGCTGA
- a CDS encoding sigma 54-interacting transcriptional regulator: MSDPSEPLLIDPKGLLLDLALQRSVPELLELIVTRLSETPRIGLVRIWLTQPTDACTGCRSADVCATQPQCLLLVASAGRSIASAGVEWRNVEGEFRHLPLGVRKVGQIALKGEAIEEPEFFEPFPDWVARPDWMRAEGICGFAGQPLIHQGQILGVLALFSRRLICEENMGWLRMIADHAAAAIAIARAFTEIETLRKRLELENEYLREEATESAAFGELIGHSAALEAVTRQIDLVAPTDSAVLIYGESGTGKELVAREIHRRSRRSDRPLIKVNCAAVPRELYESEFFGHVKGAFTGALRDRVGRFELAEGGTLFLDEVGEIPLELQSKLLRVLQEGELERVGEERTRRVNVRIIAASNRELRSEADAGRFRQDLYYRLSVFPIEIPPLRKRLEDIPVLAEHFLELSSRRLGRPKPPLTLAAVQMLQQYDWPGNIRELQHVIERATITSTKGRLNIELPHRARNHSLPVSVPESQSILTASQIRQLEEDNIRAALKLTNGKVFGASGAAQLLEMKPTTLASRIKALGIS; encoded by the coding sequence ATGAGCGATCCCAGCGAACCACTGTTGATTGACCCCAAGGGGCTGTTACTTGACCTCGCCCTGCAGCGATCGGTTCCGGAACTGCTGGAACTGATCGTGACCCGGCTGAGTGAGACTCCCCGCATTGGGCTTGTAAGGATCTGGCTGACTCAGCCCACGGATGCCTGTACAGGTTGCCGTAGTGCTGACGTTTGCGCAACGCAGCCCCAGTGTCTTCTGCTGGTGGCGAGTGCGGGGCGCTCGATCGCGTCTGCAGGCGTGGAGTGGCGAAACGTCGAGGGCGAATTTCGACATCTTCCGCTGGGGGTGAGAAAGGTCGGACAGATTGCTCTTAAGGGCGAAGCGATTGAAGAGCCGGAATTCTTCGAGCCTTTCCCCGACTGGGTGGCCCGACCCGACTGGATGAGGGCTGAAGGCATTTGTGGTTTTGCTGGCCAGCCATTGATCCACCAGGGGCAAATTCTGGGGGTCCTGGCTCTGTTTTCACGACGACTCATTTGCGAAGAGAATATGGGCTGGCTGCGGATGATCGCGGATCATGCCGCCGCCGCGATCGCGATCGCGCGCGCTTTTACCGAGATTGAGACGCTGCGAAAGCGACTGGAACTCGAGAATGAATACCTGCGGGAGGAAGCCACCGAATCAGCGGCGTTCGGCGAGTTGATCGGGCATAGCGCCGCTCTCGAAGCAGTCACGCGTCAGATCGACCTGGTCGCTCCGACGGATTCAGCCGTCTTGATCTATGGTGAGAGTGGCACAGGAAAAGAACTCGTTGCACGCGAAATTCATCGACGCAGCAGACGCTCAGACAGACCGTTGATTAAGGTCAATTGCGCCGCTGTGCCCCGCGAGCTTTATGAAAGCGAATTCTTCGGACATGTGAAAGGAGCGTTCACGGGGGCGCTGCGCGATCGGGTGGGACGGTTCGAACTGGCCGAAGGAGGAACACTGTTTCTGGACGAAGTCGGTGAAATACCGCTTGAACTGCAATCCAAGTTGCTCCGAGTGCTTCAGGAGGGGGAACTGGAGCGGGTCGGCGAAGAGCGAACTCGTCGTGTCAATGTCCGAATCATTGCGGCCAGCAATCGGGAGCTGCGCAGTGAAGCCGATGCGGGCCGATTTCGGCAAGACCTGTACTACCGACTGAGTGTCTTCCCGATCGAAATTCCACCTCTCAGGAAAAGGTTGGAGGACATTCCGGTCCTTGCAGAGCATTTTCTGGAGCTTTCCTCACGCAGGCTGGGACGACCTAAGCCTCCCCTGACGCTGGCCGCCGTTCAGATGCTCCAGCAATATGACTGGCCGGGCAATATTCGCGAACTGCAGCACGTCATCGAACGCGCCACCATCACCTCCACAAAAGGTCGCCTGAATATCGAGCTGCCTCACCGGGCCCGCAATCATTCACTTCCCGTTTCGGTACCTGAATCCCAAAGCATCCTGACAGCGTCGCAAATCCGCCAATTGGAAGAAGACAATATCCGTGCCGCGCTCAAGCTGACGAATGGCAAAGTCTTCGGGGCCAGTGGTGCGGCCCAACTACTGGAAATGAAACCAACGACATTGGCCTCACGTATCAAGGCTCTGGGAATTTCCTGA
- a CDS encoding PRC-barrel domain-containing protein, with protein sequence MKNLLVKVSAIALLVSGQGIIPVLADDQVEGKAAVPTRGDGAVGESEIYRASEVIGLPVKDDGGQEVGKIKDLVINGGSSEVLYAVVAMNEAEEKDTVYVMPWTVFQPSFGDANVIQFTTLTIPQTVWVKAPYFQWNRWRQAPYTQWGPRVNEYYSQQSQIGVRGLNRGTNVRVNKPALRDDNDDDRDPQSERRRSDDARPNNSDSDRNRNEASKNNPDRRTDKPTSNDADRPTPERSKPAPDAKNTDRPGADAPRTNTPKPPAPRGNAPAEPKKPAPVPNEPKPNTPNPK encoded by the coding sequence ATGAAGAATCTGCTGGTAAAAGTCAGTGCGATTGCGTTGCTCGTCAGCGGACAGGGGATCATTCCTGTTCTGGCCGATGACCAGGTCGAAGGTAAAGCAGCTGTGCCGACGCGTGGCGATGGGGCGGTTGGCGAAAGCGAGATTTACCGGGCTTCTGAAGTGATTGGCTTGCCCGTCAAAGATGATGGCGGTCAGGAAGTCGGAAAGATCAAGGACCTGGTGATCAATGGAGGCTCATCGGAAGTACTCTACGCTGTCGTGGCAATGAATGAAGCGGAAGAAAAAGACACGGTTTACGTGATGCCGTGGACTGTCTTTCAACCCTCATTCGGCGATGCAAACGTCATTCAGTTTACCACGTTGACGATCCCTCAGACTGTCTGGGTTAAAGCCCCTTACTTTCAATGGAATCGCTGGCGCCAGGCCCCCTACACCCAGTGGGGTCCGCGCGTGAACGAGTATTACTCGCAACAATCCCAGATCGGAGTTCGCGGATTGAATCGCGGGACGAATGTCCGGGTGAACAAGCCGGCCCTGCGAGACGACAACGATGATGATCGTGATCCCCAGTCTGAACGACGGCGATCGGATGATGCTCGTCCGAACAATTCCGATTCAGACCGAAATCGCAACGAGGCCTCCAAGAATAACCCGGACCGGCGAACCGATAAACCAACTTCAAATGACGCTGACCGTCCCACCCCGGAACGCTCGAAACCCGCACCAGATGCCAAGAATACAGATCGACCTGGAGCAGATGCACCCCGAACGAATACTCCTAAGCCACCCGCTCCCCGGGGCAATGCACCGGCGGAACCAAAGAAGCCGGCTCCTGTTCCTAATGAACCTAAGCCTAATACTCCCAATCCCAAATAG
- a CDS encoding DUF417 family protein — MSWYKSMFESAAKCDQAGIAVTRIGLIVVLVWIGGLKIYKYEADGIVPFVANSPFMSFFYHQPAGEYQQHKNREGELVPANREWHVRNGTYEFALGLGAVIVAFGVLIALHPWLPQAATIGSFLVFGMSFVTLSFLITTPECWVPSLGTSEHGFPLLSGAGRLVIKDAIMCGAALVTMADSAKATLRRMKTVSSPDLGSNAAI, encoded by the coding sequence ATGAGCTGGTATAAGTCAATGTTTGAGTCTGCTGCGAAGTGCGATCAGGCAGGCATCGCCGTCACGCGCATCGGGCTGATCGTGGTACTCGTCTGGATCGGCGGCCTGAAGATCTACAAATACGAAGCAGACGGAATTGTTCCCTTCGTGGCAAATAGCCCATTCATGAGTTTCTTCTACCACCAGCCCGCCGGCGAATATCAACAGCATAAAAACCGGGAAGGGGAACTGGTACCCGCCAACCGGGAATGGCACGTGCGAAACGGCACCTATGAGTTTGCCCTGGGGCTGGGAGCCGTCATTGTCGCCTTCGGTGTTCTGATTGCCCTTCACCCCTGGCTGCCGCAAGCCGCGACAATCGGAAGCTTCCTGGTCTTCGGCATGTCGTTCGTGACATTGTCATTCCTGATTACGACGCCCGAATGCTGGGTCCCTTCGCTGGGAACGTCCGAACATGGTTTTCCACTGCTGTCGGGCGCCGGACGGCTGGTCATCAAAGACGCCATCATGTGTGGAGCGGCCCTCGTCACCATGGCCGACTCAGCAAAGGCGACTCTCCGACGTATGAAAACCGTATCCTCACCTGACCTGGGATCGAACGCGGCCATCTGA
- a CDS encoding cysteine hydrolase — protein MQFNPADTALVVIDPQNDVLSEKGLSWALVGDSIQENNTVENLAALFAESKKQNYQTFISPHYLYPHDQGWKYGGIVEELMLKSREFFRPDPLGREGLLGSGADWLDRFKPYIEDGSTIVVSPHKMWGPQTNDLVLQLRKRRINKVILAGMLANLCVESHLRELLEQGFEVAVVKDATAAPRHPTIGDGYEAALINYGFLANAVLSTSETITQLG, from the coding sequence ATGCAGTTCAACCCCGCTGATACAGCGCTTGTTGTCATTGATCCGCAGAACGATGTGCTGAGTGAAAAGGGTCTCTCATGGGCCCTCGTGGGTGACAGCATCCAGGAAAACAACACCGTCGAAAATCTGGCTGCTTTGTTCGCGGAATCAAAAAAGCAGAACTATCAGACCTTTATTTCACCCCACTATCTTTATCCTCATGACCAGGGGTGGAAGTACGGTGGTATTGTCGAAGAACTGATGTTGAAGAGCAGAGAGTTTTTCCGTCCGGACCCGCTGGGTCGCGAGGGGCTGTTGGGATCAGGAGCTGACTGGCTGGACCGTTTCAAACCCTACATTGAGGATGGAAGTACGATCGTTGTCAGCCCGCACAAGATGTGGGGGCCCCAGACGAATGATCTGGTTCTGCAATTACGAAAGCGCAGAATCAATAAGGTCATCCTGGCCGGGATGCTAGCCAACTTGTGTGTTGAAAGTCATCTGCGCGAGTTGCTGGAACAGGGCTTCGAGGTTGCGGTCGTCAAAGACGCGACGGCCGCTCCCCGCCATCCCACTATCGGCGACGGCTACGAGGCGGCCCTCATCAACTACGGATTTCTCGCGAACGCGGTTCTTTCCACAAGCGAGACCATCACCCAGCTCGGTTAA
- a CDS encoding ATP-dependent helicase encodes MTRTTDESDEFLDSLLSKLNPQQRAAATHGQSPLLIIAGAGTGKTTTLAHRVACLIARRIDPGRILLLTFTRRAAAEMLRRVDSLLLQQQKPGRAQGTPTKAAARGVWGGTFHAVGTRLLRQHGKLIGLSPEFTVIDRSDAEDLLNILRTELELTRTDKRFPLKGTCLDIYSRVVNTQRPLEQVLKESFPWVTDQLEGLKKLFSAYSDRKEQQQTLDYDDLLLFWHSLIAEPACSEVIRQKFDCVLVDEYQDTNTLQAEIVSGLCPDGIGLTAVGDDAQSVYGFRAATVRNILDFPQQFPNTTVLPLEQNYRSTQPILEATNRIIALAAEGHRKTLWSKRVEGCKPNYVSCLDEDEQSNYVIEQILSLREQGVELKQQAVLFRAAHHSLGLELELARRNIPFHKFGGLKFVEAAHIKDVLAFLRVAENPRDAVAALRILLLLPGIGSKKASQLIEQLVAQQGRFEAWSDFKPPAATSTHWPLFIALLRILSGRTTKPLELASQIHHIRTFYAPLLEQKYDDAFVRTRDIEQIEQMAARFESRSQFLNDLTLDPPSSTQDFAVDPLLDEDYLTLSTIHSAKGLEWESVFVLHAADGNIPSDMATKSTEEIEEERRLFYVALTRARSNLYVLHPQRYYFHSHFKSDRHSYSQRTRFLPDEVMEYFDRVQLNTRTPASSGYETATGVTTADVRKRIGKMWE; translated from the coding sequence GTGACAAGGACGACCGACGAGTCTGACGAATTCCTCGACTCACTGCTTTCCAAGCTCAACCCACAGCAACGGGCAGCGGCCACGCATGGGCAAAGCCCCCTGTTGATCATCGCCGGTGCGGGGACGGGCAAAACTACGACTCTGGCTCACCGGGTTGCGTGTCTGATTGCCCGGAGAATTGACCCAGGTCGAATCCTGTTGCTGACGTTCACGCGGCGCGCCGCAGCCGAGATGCTGAGGCGCGTTGATTCGCTGCTGCTGCAACAGCAAAAACCTGGTCGAGCTCAGGGAACACCGACGAAGGCCGCTGCACGTGGGGTCTGGGGCGGAACGTTTCACGCCGTCGGGACGCGACTCCTCAGGCAGCATGGCAAGCTGATAGGACTCAGCCCCGAATTCACGGTCATCGATCGAAGTGACGCCGAAGATCTGCTGAACATCCTTCGTACGGAACTTGAGCTGACCAGGACAGACAAGCGGTTTCCCCTGAAGGGAACCTGCCTCGACATCTACAGCCGTGTCGTCAACACCCAGCGTCCGCTCGAGCAAGTCCTGAAGGAATCGTTTCCCTGGGTCACCGATCAACTTGAGGGTCTGAAAAAGCTGTTCTCTGCCTATTCCGATCGCAAGGAACAACAGCAGACACTGGACTACGATGACCTGTTGCTGTTCTGGCACAGCCTGATTGCAGAGCCCGCGTGCAGTGAGGTCATTCGCCAGAAGTTCGACTGTGTTCTTGTGGATGAGTATCAGGATACAAACACTCTTCAGGCCGAGATTGTCAGTGGGCTTTGTCCCGACGGAATTGGTCTCACCGCTGTTGGTGATGACGCTCAGTCGGTCTATGGATTTCGCGCCGCCACCGTCAGAAACATTCTCGACTTTCCCCAGCAGTTTCCCAACACGACGGTACTGCCTTTAGAACAGAACTATCGATCGACTCAACCGATTCTCGAAGCAACCAACCGGATCATCGCCCTCGCGGCAGAAGGACATCGCAAGACGCTCTGGTCGAAGCGAGTGGAAGGATGCAAACCAAACTACGTTTCCTGTCTTGATGAGGATGAGCAGTCCAACTACGTCATCGAGCAGATCCTTTCGTTGCGAGAGCAGGGGGTCGAACTGAAACAGCAGGCGGTCCTATTTCGCGCGGCGCATCACAGTCTGGGACTGGAACTGGAACTGGCCCGACGGAATATTCCTTTTCACAAATTCGGAGGCCTCAAGTTTGTCGAAGCGGCTCACATCAAAGATGTCCTGGCATTTTTGAGAGTCGCCGAAAATCCTCGCGATGCTGTGGCCGCACTGAGAATCCTGTTGCTGCTTCCCGGAATCGGTTCGAAGAAAGCGTCGCAGCTGATTGAACAACTGGTTGCCCAGCAGGGACGTTTTGAAGCGTGGAGCGACTTTAAGCCGCCTGCGGCCACATCGACACATTGGCCACTGTTCATCGCCTTACTCAGGATCCTGTCAGGGCGGACAACAAAACCCCTGGAACTTGCTTCGCAGATTCATCACATCCGGACGTTCTACGCGCCGCTGCTGGAACAGAAGTACGACGACGCCTTCGTGCGGACGCGGGACATTGAACAGATCGAGCAGATGGCTGCACGGTTTGAGTCCCGTTCCCAGTTTCTGAACGATCTGACGCTGGATCCTCCCAGTTCCACGCAGGATTTTGCTGTCGATCCGCTGCTCGACGAAGACTACCTCACACTCAGTACCATCCATTCCGCCAAAGGGCTGGAGTGGGAATCGGTCTTCGTGCTGCATGCGGCCGATGGCAACATACCATCGGACATGGCGACAAAATCCACCGAGGAAATTGAAGAAGAACGCAGACTGTTCTATGTCGCCCTGACGCGTGCGAGGTCAAACCTCTACGTACTGCATCCGCAACGCTACTATTTTCATTCGCACTTCAAAAGCGATCGCCATTCGTACTCACAGCGAACGCGGTTCCTGCCGGATGAAGTCATGGAATACTTCGATCGCGTCCAACTCAATACGCGAACCCCCGCGTCAAGCGGATACGAGACAGCGACTGGGGTGACCACGGCGGATGTCCGGAAGCGAATTGGCAAGATGTGGGAATAG
- a CDS encoding VOC family protein yields MTAAAVKNRVCLWFNGTAEEAARFYAKTFPESTVGKVTRAPADFPSGKAGDVLTVEFSVLGIPCLGLNGGPGISHSMAFSFQVMTEDQAETDRYWNAIVNNGGEESQCGWCKDQWGLSWQITPQILMQAVTHPDPAIAQRAFNAMMPMRKIDVATIQAAIDGGK; encoded by the coding sequence GTGACAGCAGCAGCAGTGAAGAACCGGGTTTGCCTGTGGTTCAACGGTACAGCCGAAGAGGCAGCTCGCTTTTATGCAAAAACATTCCCTGAATCGACTGTCGGCAAGGTCACGCGTGCTCCCGCCGACTTTCCATCAGGAAAGGCCGGAGATGTCCTGACGGTGGAATTCTCGGTTCTCGGCATTCCCTGCCTGGGTCTGAACGGTGGGCCGGGTATTTCACACTCGATGGCATTTTCATTCCAGGTAATGACCGAGGACCAGGCAGAGACGGATCGCTACTGGAATGCCATCGTCAATAACGGTGGCGAAGAGAGTCAGTGTGGCTGGTGCAAGGATCAGTGGGGATTGTCCTGGCAAATTACACCGCAGATCCTGATGCAGGCGGTTACCCATCCCGATCCGGCCATCGCCCAGCGAGCGTTCAATGCAATGATGCCGATGAGGAAAATCGACGTTGCCACCATCCAAGCGGCGATCGACGGCGGAAAGTGA
- a CDS encoding DUF1348 family protein, with the protein MNTKANSEASGVIVPPFTLVSALKKVRAAEDGWNSRDPKRVALAYSEDSVWRNRDQFIVGRTEIRQFLTSKWQKELDYRLVKELWAFTEDHIAVRFQYEWHDAAGQWYRSYGNELWHFDESGLMRRREASINDVMIEQSDRKFDWPAPGARPADHPGIPDVR; encoded by the coding sequence ATGAATACGAAGGCCAACTCTGAAGCGTCTGGTGTGATTGTCCCACCATTCACTCTTGTCTCCGCGCTAAAGAAAGTCCGCGCGGCAGAAGATGGTTGGAACTCTCGCGATCCGAAGCGGGTCGCGCTGGCCTACAGCGAAGACTCGGTGTGGCGGAATCGAGACCAGTTCATCGTCGGTAGAACCGAGATCCGCCAGTTTCTCACTTCCAAATGGCAGAAAGAGCTGGACTATCGACTGGTCAAAGAATTATGGGCCTTCACCGAAGATCATATTGCCGTTCGGTTCCAGTATGAATGGCACGATGCGGCAGGCCAGTGGTATCGAAGCTACGGCAATGAACTCTGGCACTTCGATGAGTCAGGACTGATGCGCCGTCGTGAAGCAAGCATCAACGACGTGATGATTGAACAGTCCGATCGAAAATTTGACTGGCCTGCCCCCGGGGCACGACCGGCCGATCACCCCGGCATTCCCGACGTCCGTTGA
- a CDS encoding catalase produces the protein MQRLSPWKCAVRALVFGLVVGITAAASSGEEGKDSSDKSAGETHQTAKSDKDILTTGQGVPVSDDQNTLRAGPRGPALLEDFHFREKIFHFDHERIPERVVHARGFGVHGYFENYKPLTDVTQADLFQRANEKTPVFVRFSTVVGSRGSSDLARDVRGFAVKFYTKEGNWDLVGNNMPVFFIQDPIKFPDMVHAFRPEPDRGFPQAQTAHDNAWDFISLTPESMHMVMWVMSDRAIPRSYRFMEGFGVHTFRLVNAEGKSTFVKFHWKPKLGLQSVVWNEAVKINGADPDFHRRDLWNAIQNGDFPEWELGLQLFDEKFADQFGFDILDPTKIIPEEEVPVRIVGRLVLDRCVDNFFHETEQVAFCTQNIVPGLDFTNDPLLQGRNFSYLDTQLKRLGSVNFTQLPINAAKALVRNFQQDGHMNFVNPKGRVNYEPNSWGDDERGPRESPKKGFRSYPEEIQGKKVRARSETFADHYSQARQFYLSQTETEQQHIADALIFELSKVETPKIRERMVAHLRNIDATLATTVATELGITQLPEPIKAAKPTKQLNASNALSILKNGPKSFAGRNVGVLVADGVDDGLIEGLKAALKKEGAAMTLIAPHVGKVKTKKGEALTVDQKLDGAPSVLFDAVVLAVPEDAVDKLSRKPPARDFIADALAHHKFIGVTEGGSQLLKKAGGPEKPDDGIIALKSPEDSSNFVSHCRKLRYWKRDLNK, from the coding sequence ATGCAAAGACTTTCACCCTGGAAGTGCGCTGTGCGAGCGCTCGTATTCGGTCTGGTGGTCGGAATCACCGCCGCAGCGAGCAGCGGTGAAGAAGGAAAAGACTCTTCGGATAAGTCAGCCGGAGAAACTCACCAGACCGCGAAGTCCGACAAGGATATTTTGACAACGGGTCAAGGAGTCCCTGTCTCAGACGATCAAAATACTCTCCGAGCAGGACCGCGAGGTCCTGCCCTGCTGGAGGACTTCCATTTCCGTGAGAAGATCTTTCATTTCGACCACGAACGCATTCCAGAGCGAGTTGTGCACGCGCGGGGATTCGGTGTTCACGGTTACTTTGAAAACTACAAGCCGCTGACCGATGTCACTCAGGCGGACCTTTTCCAGCGAGCCAACGAGAAAACTCCGGTCTTCGTCCGATTTTCGACGGTTGTCGGCAGCCGAGGGTCGTCCGATCTGGCTCGTGATGTCCGAGGTTTTGCGGTCAAGTTCTATACGAAAGAGGGGAACTGGGACCTGGTCGGAAACAACATGCCGGTCTTCTTTATTCAGGACCCGATCAAGTTCCCGGATATGGTTCACGCTTTTCGTCCCGAGCCTGACCGAGGTTTCCCGCAAGCTCAGACCGCTCACGATAACGCTTGGGACTTCATTTCCCTCACCCCCGAAAGTATGCACATGGTGATGTGGGTCATGTCAGACCGGGCGATTCCACGGTCCTACCGATTCATGGAAGGTTTCGGCGTACACACGTTCCGTCTCGTGAATGCCGAGGGAAAATCGACCTTTGTGAAGTTCCACTGGAAACCGAAGCTGGGTCTGCAATCAGTCGTCTGGAATGAAGCAGTAAAGATTAACGGAGCGGACCCTGACTTCCATCGTCGCGACCTCTGGAACGCGATTCAGAATGGAGACTTCCCCGAATGGGAACTCGGACTGCAATTGTTCGACGAAAAATTCGCGGACCAGTTCGGCTTCGACATCCTGGACCCCACCAAGATCATCCCTGAAGAGGAAGTCCCTGTCCGGATTGTCGGCCGACTGGTTCTCGATCGTTGCGTCGACAACTTCTTCCACGAAACCGAACAGGTTGCATTCTGTACCCAGAACATTGTTCCCGGGCTGGACTTCACGAATGACCCGCTGCTGCAGGGAAGGAATTTCTCGTACCTGGATACGCAACTGAAACGTCTGGGAAGTGTGAATTTCACGCAATTGCCGATCAATGCGGCCAAGGCCCTGGTCCGCAACTTCCAGCAGGACGGTCACATGAACTTCGTTAACCCCAAAGGCCGAGTAAACTATGAGCCGAACTCATGGGGTGATGATGAACGAGGCCCCCGCGAGTCCCCCAAGAAAGGCTTCCGATCGTATCCCGAAGAAATTCAGGGGAAGAAGGTCCGCGCTCGATCCGAGACATTCGCTGACCACTATAGCCAGGCGCGCCAGTTCTATCTCAGCCAGACTGAGACCGAACAGCAGCACATTGCAGACGCCCTCATCTTTGAACTGAGCAAAGTCGAAACCCCAAAGATCCGCGAACGAATGGTGGCTCATCTTCGCAATATCGATGCGACTCTCGCCACGACTGTCGCGACGGAGTTGGGGATCACTCAGTTACCCGAGCCAATCAAGGCCGCCAAACCGACGAAGCAACTGAATGCCTCGAACGCCCTGAGCATCTTGAAGAACGGCCCCAAGTCATTCGCCGGGAGGAACGTGGGTGTCCTGGTCGCCGATGGCGTCGATGATGGATTAATCGAAGGGCTGAAAGCGGCACTCAAGAAAGAAGGAGCAGCGATGACATTGATCGCTCCGCATGTTGGAAAGGTCAAAACGAAAAAAGGTGAAGCACTCACCGTCGATCAGAAGCTGGATGGAGCCCCCTCAGTCCTGTTCGATGCGGTCGTCCTGGCCGTCCCTGAGGATGCCGTCGATAAGCTCAGCCGCAAACCACCAGCACGGGACTTCATTGCAGATGCACTCGCCCATCATAAGTTCATCGGTGTGACAGAGGGGGGCAGCCAGCTATTAAAGAAGGCCGGGGGTCCTGAGAAACCAGATGATGGAATCATCGCGCTGAAATCACCCGAAGACTCCAGCAACTTCGTCTCACACTGCCGAAAGCTCCGCTACTGGAAGCGTGACCTGAATAAATAA